Proteins encoded within one genomic window of Pigmentiphaga sp. H8:
- a CDS encoding (2Fe-2S)-binding protein, with product MASLKLQVNGAERSVEADKDTPLLYILRNDLALNGPKFGCGLGECGACTVLIDGKAARSCLIPAGSVESRPIVTLEGLAKGDVLDPVQQAFIDENAAQCGYCINGMIMAARALLDRNPRPTENEIKQALAYNLCRCGTHIEIIRAVQRAAELQGKAAPRTAMAEGAQ from the coding sequence ATGGCATCGCTAAAACTCCAGGTAAACGGGGCGGAACGCTCCGTCGAAGCCGACAAAGACACCCCGCTGCTCTACATCCTGCGCAACGACCTGGCCTTGAACGGGCCGAAATTCGGCTGCGGGCTGGGCGAGTGCGGCGCCTGTACGGTGCTGATCGACGGCAAGGCCGCGCGCTCCTGCCTGATCCCGGCGGGCAGCGTGGAAAGCCGGCCCATCGTCACACTGGAAGGCCTGGCCAAGGGCGACGTCCTCGATCCCGTGCAGCAGGCGTTCATCGACGAGAACGCGGCGCAATGCGGCTATTGCATCAACGGCATGATCATGGCCGCGCGGGCGCTGCTGGACCGCAATCCGCGCCCCACCGAAAACGAGATCAAGCAGGCGCTGGCCTATAACCTGTGCCGCTGCGGCACCCACATCGAGATCATCAGGGCGGTGCAGCGCGCCGCCGAACTCCAGGGCAAGGCCGCGCCCAGGACCGCCATGGCGGAGGGCGCGCAATGA
- a CDS encoding nuclear transport factor 2 family protein, translating to MSSSAADDLAIRSLRQRWAFHRDQGDFAGMAGCFHPEATASISWFNGKVADLVPLLAASDAARKPGEHGKHWVGNCRVDPRGDRALLESDMAILIREYIDGQLFDYTGCCRFLDQVERRNGRWGILHWTAIFDKDRLDPAQGEAPAWLREVDLAAPDAGLAFMRLRQRRKGRDVPASTVVGGSEAERQLRRDAWAWLERRDGQ from the coding sequence ATGTCTTCTTCCGCCGCCGACGACCTCGCCATACGAAGCCTGCGGCAGCGATGGGCCTTCCATCGCGACCAAGGCGATTTCGCCGGCATGGCCGGCTGCTTCCATCCGGAGGCGACGGCCAGCATCTCGTGGTTCAACGGCAAGGTCGCTGACCTGGTGCCGCTGCTGGCGGCCAGCGACGCGGCGCGCAAGCCCGGCGAACACGGCAAGCACTGGGTCGGGAACTGCCGCGTGGACCCGCGCGGCGACCGGGCCCTGCTGGAATCCGACATGGCCATCCTGATCCGCGAATACATCGACGGGCAACTGTTCGACTACACGGGCTGCTGCCGTTTCCTCGACCAGGTGGAACGGCGCAATGGCAGGTGGGGCATCCTGCACTGGACCGCGATCTTCGACAAGGATCGCCTCGATCCGGCGCAGGGCGAGGCGCCGGCGTGGCTGCGCGAGGTCGACCTGGCCGCCCCGGATGCCGGGCTGGCCTTCATGCGCCTGCGGCAACGCAGGAAGGGCCGCGACGTGCCCGCCTCCACGGTGGTAGGCGGCAGCGAGGCCGAGCGGCAATTGCGGCGCGACGCCTGGGCATGGCTGGAGCGGCGCGATGGCCAGTGA
- a CDS encoding NADPH-dependent FMN reductase, whose product MTTSSLRIAGLCGSLRKASYNRLALEAAGSLMPPGMELSVLDIRDFPMFDADVLAAGMPAAVRKAREAVRGADAVLIASPEYNFSVSGVLKNAIDWISRGDDQPFAGKPVAILSATQGPLGGARSQYDLRKIMVFLDALVLNKPEIFIGMAPAKFDAAGALTDAPTREILGRQMAALEKFVQFVRRGRA is encoded by the coding sequence ATGACGACTTCTTCCCTACGCATCGCGGGCCTGTGCGGCAGCCTGCGCAAAGCCTCCTACAACCGGCTGGCCCTGGAGGCGGCCGGCAGCCTCATGCCGCCGGGCATGGAATTGTCGGTGCTCGACATCCGGGACTTCCCCATGTTCGACGCCGACGTCCTGGCCGCGGGCATGCCCGCGGCGGTCCGGAAGGCTCGGGAGGCCGTGCGCGGCGCCGATGCCGTGCTGATCGCCAGCCCGGAATACAACTTCTCGGTGTCCGGCGTCCTGAAGAACGCGATCGACTGGATCTCGCGGGGCGACGACCAGCCCTTCGCCGGCAAGCCGGTCGCCATCCTCAGCGCCACCCAGGGGCCGCTGGGCGGCGCGCGCTCGCAGTACGACCTGCGCAAGATCATGGTCTTCCTGGATGCCCTGGTGCTGAACAAGCCCGAGATCTTCATCGGGATGGCGCCGGCCAAGTTCGATGCGGCCGGCGCGCTGACCGACGCCCCCACCCGCGAAATCCTGGGCCGGCAGATGGCGGCCCTGGAGAAGTTCGTGCAGTTCGTGCGGCGCGGGCGGGCCTAG
- a CDS encoding DNA-binding protein has product MKSRPHDDAMAELYRSDPALALEVINDILKDGDQAELLIVLRQLAQAFGGVQAVARQARLNPTQLYRTLSPTGNPALSSVTAILKAMGLRLAVQPLPLAEQTSA; this is encoded by the coding sequence ATGAAAAGCAGGCCCCATGACGACGCAATGGCGGAGCTGTACCGCAGCGACCCGGCGCTGGCATTGGAAGTCATCAACGACATCCTGAAAGATGGCGACCAGGCCGAGCTGCTGATCGTGCTGCGCCAGCTCGCACAGGCGTTCGGAGGCGTGCAGGCCGTGGCCCGCCAGGCACGGCTGAATCCGACGCAGCTCTATCGCACGCTCTCGCCCACGGGCAACCCCGCCTTGAGCAGCGTGACGGCCATACTGAAGGCAATGGGATTGCGGCTGGCGGTACAGCCGCTGCCCTTGGCGGAGCAAACGTCCGCCTGA
- a CDS encoding DinB family protein — MPEEFTRFLTLFDRLVRYSDDWVARMDAGKMDWAPIENASTRFGTRVSRITVRSLLIHTVLAERNWVRAIPVCEPGGVIPLPSDPAAAARFEDGDLRATALALHEENLEALGRYTPADLGRKVHFVGREWSGMGLLWGMYAHRAFHVGNIDIYLRQSDVVGPEFFEFNPAIMA; from the coding sequence ATGCCCGAGGAATTCACCCGCTTCCTGACCCTGTTCGACCGACTGGTCCGCTACTCCGACGACTGGGTGGCGCGCATGGATGCCGGCAAGATGGACTGGGCCCCGATCGAGAACGCCAGCACGCGCTTCGGCACGCGGGTGTCGCGCATCACCGTGCGCAGCCTGCTGATCCATACGGTGCTGGCCGAGCGCAACTGGGTGCGCGCCATTCCGGTGTGCGAGCCGGGCGGCGTCATTCCCCTGCCCAGCGATCCCGCCGCAGCGGCCCGTTTCGAAGATGGGGACCTGCGCGCGACGGCGCTCGCCCTGCACGAGGAAAACCTCGAGGCGCTGGGCCGCTATACGCCCGCGGACCTCGGCCGGAAGGTGCACTTCGTCGGCCGCGAATGGTCCGGCATGGGGCTGCTGTGGGGCATGTACGCCCACCGCGCCTTTCACGTGGGCAACATCGACATCTACCTGCGGCAGAGCGACGTGGTCGGGCCCGAGTTCTTCGAGTTCAACCCGGCCATCATGGCCTGA
- a CDS encoding FAD-dependent monooxygenase, whose translation MSAPDKRIAIAGAGIGGLAAGLALLKQGFDVDIYEQAAELGEVGAGVQISPNGTRLLQAWGLGDAMLELGTQTQGKEIRVWNTADANRYLELGAASVSKYGAPYLTFHRADLHALLLDAVRKEKRDAIHLNAAFASLETADGGAEMRLASGRTVRADALIGADGVHSKVRQSLFGADRPRFTGCMAWRGLIEADRLPASINRTGGVSWLGPTAHVLTYPIRKGRMLNFIGMVDRADWTVESWNARGTIEECLGDFQGWHEDVIAMIERIEVPYKWALIVRDTLPVWVRGHVALLGDACHSTLPFMAQGANMALEDAMVLGRCLRRTPGDIPAALASYERMRVERTTRIVNESAAQITRVHAPVLAEAGSARNHIQREWEPHRVEDRYDWVYGYDAIEQPFA comes from the coding sequence ATGAGCGCGCCCGACAAACGCATCGCCATCGCCGGCGCCGGTATAGGCGGCCTGGCCGCCGGGCTGGCCCTGCTCAAGCAGGGCTTCGACGTGGACATCTACGAGCAAGCGGCCGAGCTGGGCGAGGTGGGCGCCGGCGTGCAGATCAGTCCCAACGGTACGCGGCTGCTCCAGGCCTGGGGGCTGGGCGACGCCATGCTTGAGCTGGGCACCCAGACCCAGGGCAAGGAGATCCGCGTCTGGAACACCGCGGATGCCAACCGCTACCTGGAACTGGGTGCCGCGTCGGTGTCGAAATACGGCGCGCCTTACCTGACGTTCCACCGCGCGGACCTGCATGCGCTGCTGCTGGACGCCGTGCGCAAGGAAAAGCGCGACGCCATCCACCTGAACGCCGCCTTCGCCTCGCTGGAGACGGCGGACGGTGGCGCCGAGATGCGCCTGGCCTCGGGCCGGACTGTCCGCGCCGACGCGCTGATCGGCGCCGATGGCGTCCACTCCAAGGTGCGCCAGTCGCTGTTCGGCGCCGACCGGCCGCGCTTCACCGGCTGCATGGCCTGGCGCGGCCTGATCGAGGCGGACCGCCTGCCGGCGTCGATCAACCGCACGGGCGGCGTGTCGTGGCTGGGCCCGACCGCGCACGTGCTGACCTATCCGATCCGCAAGGGGCGGATGCTGAACTTCATCGGCATGGTGGACCGGGCGGATTGGACGGTCGAATCGTGGAACGCGCGCGGCACGATCGAAGAATGCCTGGGGGATTTCCAGGGTTGGCACGAGGACGTGATCGCCATGATCGAACGCATCGAGGTGCCCTACAAGTGGGCCCTGATCGTGCGCGACACCCTGCCCGTGTGGGTGCGGGGGCACGTGGCCCTGCTGGGCGACGCCTGCCACAGCACGCTGCCGTTCATGGCCCAGGGCGCCAACATGGCGCTGGAAGACGCCATGGTGCTGGGCCGCTGCCTGCGGCGCACGCCTGGCGACATCCCCGCCGCGCTGGCTTCGTACGAGCGCATGCGGGTCGAGCGGACCACGAGGATCGTGAACGAGTCGGCGGCCCAGATCACGCGCGTCCACGCGCCCGTGCTGGCCGAGGCCGGCAGCGCGCGCAACCACATCCAGCGCGAGTGGGAGCCGCACCGCGTCGAGGACCGCTACGACTGGGTCTATGGCTACGACGCCATCGAACAGCCTTTCGCCTAG
- a CDS encoding tripartite tricarboxylate transporter substrate binding protein — MFRLMKRLLQIGGIAMLGLAAPGVHAQGFPAKPLRWIVGYPAGGGSDNAVRILAARLAEKLGQPVIVENHPGAATIVAAETAAKSAPDGYTLFSVDNGTVVFNPLLYKKLPYDPSRDFAPVALYGKFPLLLVVNPQVVPADSVASLVRLAKAAAGSMGYASPGLGSPQHLAGELFKEMTGAPLLHVPYKGTAPLTQDLLGGHIGVSFIGVPTGMRQVQAGKLRALGVAEAARLPSLPDIPTLAEAGAGDIVAYAWQGVVVPAGTPAATVDKLSAALQAIVKSSDVQTRLREIGVEPLEGGKAEMAALTASDLKRWGDVIRKRGITLEQ, encoded by the coding sequence ATGTTCAGATTGATGAAGCGGTTGCTGCAGATCGGGGGCATTGCGATGCTGGGCCTGGCCGCCCCCGGCGTTCATGCACAGGGATTCCCGGCCAAGCCCTTGCGGTGGATCGTCGGCTATCCGGCCGGCGGGGGGAGCGACAACGCGGTGCGGATCCTGGCGGCCCGGCTGGCCGAGAAGCTGGGGCAGCCCGTCATTGTCGAGAACCACCCCGGCGCGGCCACCATCGTCGCGGCGGAAACGGCGGCCAAGTCCGCTCCGGACGGCTATACGCTGTTCTCGGTCGACAACGGCACGGTCGTCTTCAACCCCCTGCTCTACAAGAAGCTGCCCTACGACCCGTCGCGCGACTTCGCGCCCGTGGCCCTGTACGGCAAGTTTCCTCTGCTGCTGGTGGTCAATCCGCAGGTGGTGCCGGCGGACTCGGTCGCGTCGCTGGTGCGCCTGGCCAAGGCCGCGGCCGGATCCATGGGCTACGCCTCACCCGGCCTGGGCAGTCCGCAGCACCTGGCCGGCGAACTGTTCAAGGAAATGACCGGCGCGCCGCTGCTGCACGTACCCTACAAGGGCACCGCGCCGCTGACCCAGGACCTGCTGGGCGGCCACATCGGCGTCTCTTTCATAGGCGTGCCCACCGGCATGCGGCAGGTCCAGGCGGGCAAGCTGCGCGCGCTGGGCGTGGCCGAGGCGGCCCGCCTGCCCTCGCTGCCGGACATCCCGACGCTGGCCGAGGCCGGGGCGGGCGACATCGTGGCCTATGCCTGGCAGGGCGTGGTCGTGCCGGCGGGCACGCCCGCGGCGACCGTGGACAAATTGTCGGCCGCCCTGCAGGCCATCGTGAAGAGCTCCGACGTCCAGACGCGCCTGCGCGAGATCGGCGTCGAACCGCTGGAGGGCGGAAAGGCCGAGATGGCGGCCTTGACCGCCAGCGACCTGAAGCGCTGGGGAGACGTGATCCGCAAGCGAGGCATTACGCTGGAGCAGTAG
- a CDS encoding aromatic ring-hydroxylating dioxygenase subunit alpha, whose protein sequence is MFLKNTWYVACTPDEIAEKPLGRQICGERMVFYRGQDGKVSALEDFCPHRGAPLSLGFIDKGELVCGYHGLRMNPDGTCAGMTGQRVRAFPSIRSYPAVERYGFIWVWPGDAELADPAKIHHLEWAESPDWAYGGGLYHIHCDYRLMIDNLMDLTHETYVHASSIGQAEIEESAPSTKTIGDEVVTSRHMENIKPPPFWAAALRGNGLADDVPCDRWQICRFTPPSHVLIEVGVAHAGKGGYDAPAESKASSIVVDFITPETETSIWYFWGMARNFKPNDEQLTATIREGQGKIFGEDLDMLEAQQRNLSENPGRKILKLNIDAGGVQSRVVLDRLLAAEAAERASRIAASAEAATAQAAAAG, encoded by the coding sequence ATGTTTCTGAAGAACACCTGGTACGTCGCCTGTACCCCCGATGAAATCGCCGAAAAGCCGCTCGGTCGCCAGATCTGCGGCGAACGCATGGTCTTCTACCGGGGCCAGGACGGCAAGGTGTCCGCGCTGGAAGACTTCTGTCCCCACCGCGGCGCACCGCTGTCGCTCGGTTTCATCGACAAGGGCGAACTGGTGTGCGGCTACCACGGCCTGCGCATGAACCCGGACGGTACCTGCGCCGGCATGACCGGGCAGCGCGTGCGCGCCTTCCCCAGCATCCGCAGCTACCCGGCCGTGGAACGCTACGGCTTCATCTGGGTATGGCCGGGCGACGCCGAACTGGCCGATCCCGCCAAGATCCATCACCTGGAATGGGCCGAAAGCCCCGACTGGGCCTATGGCGGCGGGCTGTACCACATCCATTGCGACTACCGCCTCATGATCGACAACCTCATGGACCTGACCCATGAGACCTACGTCCATGCCAGCAGCATCGGCCAGGCCGAGATCGAGGAATCGGCGCCGTCCACCAAGACCATCGGCGACGAGGTCGTGACCAGCCGCCACATGGAAAACATCAAGCCGCCCCCGTTCTGGGCCGCCGCGCTGCGCGGCAACGGCCTGGCCGACGACGTGCCGTGCGACCGCTGGCAGATCTGCCGCTTCACACCCCCCAGCCACGTGCTGATCGAAGTGGGCGTGGCGCATGCCGGCAAGGGCGGCTACGACGCGCCGGCCGAGTCCAAGGCCTCCAGCATCGTGGTCGACTTCATCACCCCCGAGACCGAGACCTCGATCTGGTACTTCTGGGGCATGGCGCGCAACTTCAAGCCCAACGACGAACAGCTCACGGCCACCATCCGCGAAGGCCAGGGCAAGATCTTCGGCGAGGACCTCGACATGCTGGAAGCGCAGCAGCGCAACCTGTCCGAGAACCCGGGCCGCAAGATCCTGAAGCTCAACATCGATGCCGGCGGCGTGCAGTCGCGCGTCGTGCTGGACCGCCTGCTGGCCGCGGAAGCCGCCGAACGGGCCAGTCGCATCGCCGCGTCCGCCGAAGCGGCAACGGCGCAGGCCGCCGCGGCGGGTTGA
- a CDS encoding molybdopterin cofactor-binding domain-containing protein — translation MNTPMHAPRLSRRQFLAATGSLAVTFTFPALVKRGMAAAGPATDAGSQLVDKNLVSAYVQLMADGTVRACNGHVDLGTGIRTAFTQIVAEELDVDMSQVTMVLGDTDVTPNQGPTIASNSVQASAVPMRKAAAQIRQHLLEEAARRHDVPVSSLVTRDGQVLRASGERLASYGELVGNDTQSVPLAADVQLKPVSAYTVVGRPVPRLDIPAKVTGKLTYVHDMRVPGMLHARLVRPPYLGRDSGGMVAASLESVDESSVAKVRSLVKIVVIKDFVAVVARREEDAILASRLLKVKWKAPPALGSMASLTDALASQPSKQRPLSKKGDTDKALAAARHTVKATYVWPYQMHGSIGPSCGLADWKDQKLTVWSGSQNPHNLHSDIARMLDIPEDRIRVVRMEASGCYGRNCADDASADAAVLARELGQPVRVQYMREEEHAWEPKGTAQTMDVHGGVAGPDSLAYRFGTRYPSNGAPLLASLLMGKEKAEATVFEMGDRTAIPQYRASDLDIVALDMAPIVRASWMRGVAALPNVFAHESFMDELAAKEGADPVEFRLRFMEDPRPIALLKAVAAKAGWQPRKAPAERPTKGVVKGRGVSQHQYVHGTFPGVGASWCAWVADVEVDLDTGKVRVTRVVAGQDCGLMINPDGVRHQVQGNVIQTVSRTLKESVSFDQNGVSSLEWGAYPILKFTDLPEVDVVLMPPDGNPPLGSGESASVPGPAAIANAIFDATGLRLREAPFTPERVRAALAAANKEAK, via the coding sequence ATGAATACCCCCATGCACGCCCCGCGCCTCTCGCGCCGACAGTTCCTGGCCGCCACCGGCAGCCTGGCCGTCACCTTCACCTTCCCCGCCCTGGTCAAGCGCGGCATGGCCGCGGCCGGTCCGGCCACCGATGCCGGCTCGCAACTGGTGGACAAGAACCTCGTCTCGGCCTACGTGCAGCTGATGGCCGACGGCACCGTCCGCGCCTGCAACGGCCACGTGGACCTGGGCACCGGCATCCGCACCGCGTTCACGCAGATCGTGGCCGAGGAGCTGGACGTCGACATGAGCCAGGTCACCATGGTGCTGGGCGATACCGACGTGACGCCCAACCAGGGGCCCACCATCGCCAGCAACTCCGTGCAGGCCTCCGCCGTCCCCATGCGCAAGGCCGCGGCGCAGATCCGCCAGCATCTGCTGGAAGAAGCGGCGCGCCGCCACGACGTGCCCGTCTCGTCGCTGGTCACCCGCGACGGCCAGGTGCTGCGCGCCAGCGGCGAGCGGCTCGCGTCCTACGGCGAACTGGTCGGCAACGACACGCAATCGGTGCCGCTGGCGGCCGACGTGCAACTCAAGCCGGTCTCGGCCTACACCGTCGTCGGCCGCCCCGTGCCGCGCCTGGACATCCCCGCCAAGGTCACCGGCAAGCTCACCTACGTCCACGACATGCGGGTGCCGGGCATGCTGCACGCGCGCCTCGTGCGCCCGCCCTACCTGGGCCGCGACTCGGGCGGCATGGTGGCCGCCAGCCTGGAGTCGGTGGACGAGTCCTCGGTAGCCAAGGTGAGGTCGCTGGTGAAGATCGTGGTCATCAAGGACTTCGTGGCGGTCGTCGCGCGGCGCGAGGAAGACGCCATCCTGGCCTCGCGCCTGCTCAAGGTGAAATGGAAGGCGCCGCCGGCGCTGGGCTCCATGGCCTCGCTGACCGACGCGCTGGCCTCCCAACCCTCCAAGCAGCGCCCGTTGAGCAAGAAGGGCGATACGGACAAGGCCCTGGCGGCGGCCAGGCATACGGTGAAGGCCACTTATGTGTGGCCCTACCAGATGCACGGCTCCATCGGCCCCTCGTGCGGGCTGGCCGACTGGAAGGACCAGAAGCTGACCGTCTGGAGCGGCAGCCAGAACCCCCACAACCTGCACAGCGACATCGCCAGGATGCTCGACATTCCCGAAGACCGCATCCGCGTGGTGCGGATGGAGGCCTCGGGCTGCTACGGCCGCAACTGCGCCGACGACGCGTCCGCCGACGCCGCGGTACTGGCGCGCGAACTGGGCCAGCCCGTGCGCGTGCAATACATGCGCGAGGAAGAACACGCCTGGGAACCCAAGGGCACGGCCCAGACCATGGACGTGCATGGCGGCGTCGCCGGCCCCGACTCGCTGGCCTATCGCTTCGGCACCCGCTACCCCTCGAACGGCGCGCCGCTGCTGGCCTCGCTGCTGATGGGCAAGGAAAAGGCCGAGGCCACGGTGTTCGAGATGGGCGACCGCACCGCCATCCCGCAATACCGCGCCTCGGACCTCGACATCGTGGCGCTGGACATGGCCCCCATCGTGCGCGCCTCGTGGATGCGCGGCGTGGCCGCGCTGCCCAACGTCTTCGCCCACGAATCCTTCATGGACGAGCTCGCGGCCAAGGAAGGCGCCGATCCGGTCGAGTTCCGCCTGCGTTTCATGGAGGACCCTCGTCCCATCGCGCTGCTCAAGGCCGTGGCCGCGAAGGCCGGCTGGCAGCCGCGCAAGGCGCCGGCCGAACGCCCCACCAAGGGCGTCGTCAAGGGCCGCGGCGTCTCCCAGCACCAGTACGTGCACGGCACCTTCCCCGGCGTGGGCGCCTCGTGGTGCGCCTGGGTGGCCGACGTCGAGGTCGACCTGGATACCGGCAAGGTCCGCGTGACCCGCGTCGTGGCCGGCCAGGACTGCGGCCTGATGATCAATCCCGACGGCGTGCGCCACCAGGTCCAGGGCAACGTCATCCAGACCGTCAGCCGCACGCTCAAGGAAAGCGTGAGCTTCGACCAGAACGGCGTCTCCAGCCTGGAATGGGGCGCCTATCCCATCCTCAAGTTCACCGACCTGCCCGAGGTCGACGTGGTGCTGATGCCCCCCGACGGCAATCCGCCATTGGGATCGGGCGAATCAGCATCCGTTCCCGGGCCCGCCGCCATCGCCAACGCGATCTTCGACGCCACCGGCCTGCGCCTGCGTGAAGCGCCGTTCACCCCTGAACGCGTGCGCGCGGCCCTCGCCGCCGCCAACAAGGAGGCCAAATAA
- a CDS encoding ABC transporter substrate-binding protein, translating to MNPSTLWYTRCPVPTAFGVAVERGLLDAELARDGIVARSLASSTDNQVRQSHFHHSQPNSFRHGGNGPPLVTRSRGGRVKLIGLSWNDSIKPMLVMPDSGIASVRELAGRKVSLPIRAGDSIDFWKASSLRGTELALALEGMTMDDVAMTPVSTNRTFMDGATASTAQTATLWGAHCMLGHQREEAFALVRGEVDALYSQGAIAAVVMGFTGAVAIADAASSPDLAGRVNNDAPLALTVSEDLLAEQPELVARCLAAVLRAAAWAAANEREAKRIIAADTGLPEELVDAAFPQDVHRQLEVDLRPEWVEALRVQHDHLLRHGFLAAPIAFEDFVDHGPLRRAREILAGEAAVPL from the coding sequence ATGAATCCTTCCACTCTCTGGTACACCCGCTGCCCGGTGCCGACGGCGTTCGGCGTCGCCGTCGAGCGGGGCTTGCTCGATGCCGAGCTGGCGCGCGACGGCATCGTGGCGCGGTCGCTCGCATCGAGCACCGACAATCAGGTCAGGCAGTCGCATTTCCATCATTCCCAGCCCAACTCCTTTCGCCACGGCGGCAACGGTCCGCCGCTGGTGACCCGCTCGCGCGGGGGCCGGGTCAAGCTGATCGGCCTGTCGTGGAACGACAGCATCAAGCCCATGCTGGTCATGCCGGACAGCGGCATCGCGTCGGTGCGGGAACTGGCCGGCAGGAAGGTCTCGCTGCCGATACGCGCGGGCGATTCCATCGATTTCTGGAAGGCCTCGTCGCTGCGCGGCACCGAGCTCGCGCTGGCGCTCGAGGGCATGACCATGGACGACGTGGCAATGACCCCGGTCTCGACCAACCGGACGTTCATGGATGGGGCGACGGCCTCCACCGCCCAGACGGCCACTCTCTGGGGCGCGCATTGCATGCTGGGCCACCAGCGCGAGGAAGCCTTCGCCCTGGTCCGGGGCGAGGTGGACGCGCTGTACAGCCAGGGCGCGATCGCCGCCGTGGTCATGGGATTCACCGGTGCGGTCGCCATTGCCGATGCAGCCTCCAGTCCCGACCTGGCCGGCCGCGTGAACAACGATGCGCCGCTGGCCCTGACCGTGAGCGAGGACCTGCTGGCCGAGCAGCCGGAACTGGTGGCGCGCTGCCTGGCCGCGGTCCTGCGCGCGGCAGCCTGGGCGGCGGCCAACGAACGCGAGGCCAAGCGCATCATCGCCGCCGATACCGGCCTGCCCGAGGAACTCGTGGACGCGGCCTTTCCGCAAGACGTGCATCGCCAGCTCGAGGTCGACCTGCGGCCCGAGTGGGTGGAGGCGCTGCGGGTGCAGCACGACCACTTGCTGCGGCACGGTTTCCTGGCCGCGCCGATCGCCTTCGAGGATTTCGTCGACCACGGCCCGCTGCGGCGCGCCCGGGAAATACTGGCCGGCGAAGCGGCCGTGCCCCTGTGA
- a CDS encoding cytochrome c, translating to MSRAAKWSLTIVILLVVVAAGVALFAHEPEIPTASIDPKQFPEEQVRRGQEVASASMCVVCHTAPGGAVNAGGFHMETPFGVIVSTNITPDAETGIGGWSFEAFERAMRRGVARDGTHLYPAFPYTSFTKMTDEDMRDLYAYMMSQPPVRNEPQATRLPFPFNQRVLMAGWNLLFLDRDPVAKVASESEAWNRGQYLAVALGHCSACHTPRNALGAEEGGKSYLGGGSAEGWIAPALNASSKAPIAWTEQALFDYLRSGYSDQHGAAGASMTPVVRVGTSQIAEADTRALATYIASQMAGAAQQGKSGPTPQQREAAAQAAVATTGTLGARIYANACAACHHPGPGGPDLFGTQPPLWLATSLNLDQPDNVIRYVLNGTQHDAGNPRGGHMPGYAYALNDAQVTAVVQFMRESFTGQPAWSGVQDAVKRIRGEYPLALQGRGE from the coding sequence ATGAGCCGCGCAGCCAAGTGGTCGCTGACCATCGTCATCCTGCTGGTCGTCGTGGCGGCCGGCGTCGCCCTGTTCGCGCATGAACCCGAGATCCCGACCGCGTCGATCGACCCCAAGCAGTTCCCCGAGGAACAAGTCCGGCGCGGCCAGGAAGTCGCCTCCGCCAGCATGTGCGTCGTCTGCCACACCGCCCCGGGCGGGGCGGTCAACGCGGGCGGGTTCCACATGGAGACGCCTTTCGGCGTCATCGTCTCGACCAACATCACGCCCGACGCCGAGACCGGCATAGGCGGATGGTCGTTCGAGGCCTTCGAACGCGCCATGCGGCGCGGCGTCGCCCGCGACGGCACGCACCTCTATCCGGCCTTCCCGTACACCTCGTTCACCAAGATGACCGACGAGGACATGCGGGACCTGTACGCCTACATGATGAGCCAGCCGCCGGTGCGCAACGAACCGCAGGCCACCCGCCTGCCGTTCCCGTTCAACCAGCGCGTGCTGATGGCCGGGTGGAACCTGCTGTTCCTGGATCGCGACCCGGTCGCCAAGGTGGCCTCGGAATCCGAAGCGTGGAACCGCGGCCAGTACCTCGCGGTCGCGCTGGGCCACTGCAGCGCCTGCCACACGCCCCGCAACGCGCTGGGCGCCGAGGAAGGCGGCAAGTCCTACCTGGGCGGCGGCAGCGCCGAAGGCTGGATCGCGCCCGCGCTCAACGCCTCGTCCAAGGCGCCGATCGCATGGACCGAGCAGGCCCTGTTCGACTACCTGCGCTCGGGCTATTCCGACCAGCATGGCGCGGCCGGCGCGTCCATGACGCCGGTGGTGCGCGTGGGCACCTCGCAGATCGCCGAAGCCGACACCCGCGCGCTGGCCACCTACATCGCCAGCCAGATGGCCGGCGCCGCGCAGCAGGGCAAGTCCGGCCCCACGCCGCAGCAGCGCGAGGCGGCGGCGCAAGCCGCGGTGGCCACCACCGGCACGCTGGGCGCCCGCATCTACGCCAACGCCTGCGCGGCCTGCCACCACCCCGGCCCCGGCGGTCCCGACCTGTTCGGCACCCAGCCGCCGCTATGGCTGGCCACTTCGCTGAACCTGGACCAGCCCGACAACGTGATCCGCTACGTCCTGAACGGCACCCAGCACGACGCCGGCAACCCGCGCGGCGGCCACATGCCCGGCTATGCGTATGCGCTGAACGATGCGCAGGTCACGGCCGTGGTGCAGTTCATGCGCGAGTCCTTCACCGGCCAGCCGGCCTGGAGCGGCGTGCAGGACGCGGTGAAACGGATCCGGGGCGAGTATCCGCTGGCGTTGCAGGGCAGGGGGGAATAA